From Bacteroidota bacterium:
AAAAGGTAAAACCTAGCTGTGGGTGTACAATTCCTAAGTGGCCTCAACAACCAATTGCAGCAGGAGAAAGTGGCGAAATAAAAGCAACTTTTAGTACCCGAGGCAGTGCTGGAAAATTCGTAAGAAAATCAATTGTGGTTACAACCAATATCAAAGAAAATGGAACTGATAAAGTTTTTAACTTGGTTTTCAAAGGACATGTTGAAACTGCAAAATAATATTATACAACTTCAATTGCTGTGAACTTTATAAAGTAATCGATGAGGAGCTTTTAAGCCATGAAAAAAATGAAGCACAATTTTGATTTTTAAAGGATATTTAAAGCATAACAATATTCTTAATGCTATTCACTAATCACTTATTTGTTACTTGAATAACGACCTTTTTTGAAGGTTCATCTTAAGTTTCTTTTTATATTTGGAAGAAATTCAAAATCAATATACAACTATGCAAAATAAGTTCAAACTATGTATGACTTTTGCAGTGGTCGTCATCCTTAATTCATGTATAAATAAAACAAAAATGCCTGAAGCACCACAAGCCAAAAGAATAGCAAAAGAATTAATAATACACGGAGATGCTCGTATAGATCAGTACTACTGGATGAATGATAGAGAAAACAAGGATGTTATTGATTATCTGAATGCAGAAAACAATTACCTTGAAGAATCACTTGCACATGTAAAGGAATTCAGGACAGCATTATTTGAAGAAATAAAGGGAAGGATTAAGCAAACAGATATGTCGGTTCCCTATAAATCAAATGGTTACTATTATTATACACGTTATGAAGAAGGAACTGAATATCCAATTCATTGCCGTAAAAAAGATAACATAGAAAATGAAGAAGAAATACTTCTCAATGTGAATGATATGGCTAAGGGCTATGCATATTATCAATTAGGTAGTTATAGCATTAGTCCTGATAATAAGCTAATGGCTTATTCATTTGATACAGTTAGTAGAAGATTATATACCATCAAAATAATGAATCTGGAAACGGGCGAAATTTTCTCAGAAGAAATCAAAAATACAAGCGGTGGAGCGGTTTGGGCAAATGATAACAAAACCTTTTTCTATACTCAAAAAGATGAAAGCCTGCGACCCAATAAAATATTCAGACATCAACTCGGGATTGATGTTCAAAAAGATGTTTTGGTTTATCATGAAAGCGATGGACAGTTCATTTCCTACTGCTATAAAAGCAAATCACGAAAGTATATTTTGATTGGAAGCGAGAGTACAAATTCCTCTGAAGTTCGATTTATTGAAGCTGATAAACCCAATAGCGACTTCAGCATATTTCTTCCCCGTGAAGAGAATCATGAATATGGAATTGCCCATTATAAAGATGAATTTTACATCCAAACGAATTGGAAAGCAAAGAATTTCAGATTAATGAAATGCCCAATTGAGGCAACTGAAAAGAAAAACTGGAAAGAAGTTATAGAGCACAGAGATGATGTATTATTGGAAGGTGTCGAAATATTTAAGGAAT
This genomic window contains:
- a CDS encoding DUF1573 domain-containing protein encodes the protein MKTSILISILFFTFSVCFGQDILTEEIPTPDIKFEQTTIDLGTISDDSNPVIIYRFTNTGSSPLLLKKVKPSCGCTIPKWPQQPIAAGESGEIKATFSTRGSAGKFVRKSIVVTTNIKENGTDKVFNLVFKGHVETAK